The sequence AAAGTGCAACTCCTTGCTCGACTTAGGCGCTGCCTCTTGGATTGAAATCAACCACTTTCTTGCTTAGATTATTGTAGGTGATTGCTCGAACCTGGAAAGACCACAAGGCTTCAGGAACGGCCAGAACCTTGCTCTTGAAATGAACAGAAATCTCTTCAAAAATGGACAGCAAGTTTACTTCGAAACTAATGCCGAGTTCCGAGTTTTCTGGTTCAGCCTTGAAGAGATTTCCGAGTTCGAACTCCTGCTGTTGTGTTTCGAATTTGGGCAGGAACAAAGTTGGTTAAGATCTCTAATATTTGGACAGGCTATGGCTTCAAGATTATGCTGAAATCTTTCAATTTCAGCAGCTGCTACGCAACCAAAACAGCAGCAACTTGGTGTTTGAGAAAACTGAAAATGACAGCAGCTTGATGCTCGAGAATGACTGATTTGGGTGTGATCTTCACTCAGCTTCTGGCCACCATTTATAGGCTGTAAATAGAAGCTGAAAAGCCTTCTATTCATGACCAATAATACCCATTAACAGCCATCATTCTTCTTTAATTTGGATGTTACAATTCTTGGTTGTTACAACTCATGCACATCAAGTTTTGAATATGAAAAATATGCTCATCATTCCTTCGGTTATGGCTCAACATTGCTGTTGGAATGTTGGGTTCTCACAATTTCAATGCATTGCATTTTCTTGATATTATTACATGTGTTATATGTTTCATAAATTTGATAGTTTCTCGTATTTGGTTCTGGTCGTTGATTTCTTTTGATGTTGTGATTGTTTGTGATTCTATAACATGTTTTCTAGTGGAATTTGACGTGtttggtggagcgtcatctagtgacGCCTAGTGTTTGGAGTTGTGGAGTCTATGTTTaccagatatatatttatatattatacaaTTGAGTCCTACATTTTATAGAGAGAATCCCGGTTGTAGCTGTATCGTGATATTTTACAATGTTTTGTATTGATGGTGTGATTGAGCCTTGCTGCCTCTACGTGTAtttgtttagtcctggccaatGCGACTATAGCTGTATAGATTGATTATATGACTCTATTTTGagtgtatattcttttcttctTGTTTGTGAATTTTTTAGATGTCCTACTTATATGAAAGTCATGTCTAAAATTTTGCAAGCCCAAAAAGATAAATCTTAACTTGTTTTCATTGTTTATTGATAAATGTTAATCTGGACCACAAGCCCTTGCACCAACACCTCATTCACTAATGTTCTCGTGTCCATGAGCGCGGCTGCTAGGGACTCGATCACATGGTCCTAGGTAATGAACTCGGGGGTCATGAGCTCCGTTGTCAAGGCCTCATTTACCTAGACTTAGGTAATGACCTCGAGGGTCATGAGCTCAAATTATAATTCCTCATTCACCTGGATTTAGGGAAGTTCCTTCTTGTCATGATCTCGTCTACCAAGGCCTCATTCACTTGGACTTAAGGAATGACCTCTTGTGTCATGAGCTCAAATTTCAGGGTTTCATTCACTTGGTCTTAGGGAATGACCTCGTGGTCACGAGAGCGGTTGCGAGGGCCTCATTCACCTTGTCTTAGGGAATGAACTCGGAGGTCATGAGCTCTGTTGCAAGGGTCTTATTCGCCTATACTTAGGAACATAAGCAATTCTTTCTTCTTATAAGCTGATGACGTCGTGTAATTTTCTTTGGTCTTACTTACAGTTGagataattgatttcaaattcATTTAACTTGTGAGAATGAATTTTATTAACGAATTTCTAATTGATCATATTTCACTATTAATTTTGGGAGATATTTTATGGGgaaaattgcattttttttttatgtttgttaCTTTGCAATTTTGCTCTACTATGTTGCCAAATTACCTTTTTAATCCGGTAACTtctaatttttggaaatttagagaaccaaaatagaaaaaataaaaacatacgggaccaaaaaataatttttctattttaattttattctcaaataaaaaaaatcattctatACAAATTAGGGGGAAATGCAATTTTGTCCTTGTATATTGGCATGTTTTGGATTTTAGTATTGTAACttgtcaaattttgattttcatctaATCCTTTTttatcttgttttttttatcgAAACCACTAAATCCATCGAATAtgatttattatatatacactAATTCTCTCATACGCTGAACATGTGCATGACAAGAATAAAACATATGTTACACACAATAGAATTcatctaaataaaaaaaaatgagaaaataaaGCAACACTACTGTGAAGACCCAAAATTTCAGTTCTATTCAGTTTGGATCATTTCAGTTTGGTTAGTTCAGTTGAGCACGTTCATTTTAGCTGGGTTAAGTTTGGTAGATCAGTTCAGTCAGCCATACTTAAATTTCAAAAGACCAGTTGATGTTTTAGATTTTTAACTGACACATTAACTCGAAAATCATGGAAATTAAAGGCAATAAATGATAGCGTAATAGTCAAATTTCTTTTTATAAATAGCACTCAGATTTCTGAAAGAATGTTACACAAATTCTCAGCATAAACACCTAGAAATTCGATTGAGTTGAGTGCAAGAAAACAGTCAGTTGAGAAAACAGTCAATTGAGCAAGTGCAGAATATTTGGGCAAGAACAATCGAAATATATGTTAGCACATTATAGTAAGTtggttttttgttttaaaacctGATAATATGTTTTAAACGTTTGTAGCATGTGTATAATATGTTCAAAACATGACTTTCGAAATCTATTTTCTCATACACTGAAACTTGTGAACTAGTAgtagaaatatatttttttaaaacattacaAATTCTTGATTCCTGATTCTTGTCTCGCCCCTTATAGGATTAAAATATAGGAGACTGATATCAGTTAGTCACGAACTTCATAAGCCAGTTTAGTGCATAATGATTCATGTTTATTCCTGTTAAATACATGATTACTGTTCTAAATCATATGTATAAGAGTTATGtgaaaaatgattttaaaagaTTATGGATGATTCCCCATTTAACTGAGTGATGATCATATCGCTCACTAGTCACCCAAAACTATATTAGATAAGAACGAAGAAGAGATTGAAGAAGATGAACAAACCAGTTCTTGAGTTGGTGAAGAATGATCatgatttctgttgttaattaGTTTATGtttagttttatatttttaagtCGTTGCATTAAACTCTATATCAGTTTTCTATCTACATTAGACTTTCGTTATCAACTCCATTTGTAAATACAATgcaaatttcagttttatgGTTACAAcaatatacatatttattttggaattttgtACTTCTCAATCTTGTTGTTTTGGAATGAATATTTGAGAACAACAACGGTGTCTATTGCCTCAGGGCTGGGGCGTGACCGACCCCAATACTTCAAAATAGGAGGAAAAATGATTTGTCATTTTCCTTTATTTTCGTTTCGGCAAATTTTTTATGTATGTAATTATTACCATTACATGAGCCACGAAGGAGATAATATGtgtcaaataaaaatattacaagatttagtgcaaaacaaaaatacaaaCCTAATAAAAATCGAGGTTGTTAGATGAAAACCAAACTTTGATATAATTATATGACTAAAACTCAGAACAACCAAAgctaaaattgtaatttttcttaCAAATCATATCCATGCATCCACAACCTTATTAGATGGACTATAAAATAgcattaaggtagtgtttggaagagcttctaggaagcacttattagcttttcattaacaaaattttgaaagcttatgaaattttgttaacgacaagttgagaagtgcttcctagaaactctcccaaacactacttaAAACGCGTACTAGACAAGCGAAAGCCAATCACATGCATGAATAAACCATGTTCTTCATACAAACACAAGTTTCTATATACTACTTGTAGCATTCATACAACTTGATATCCATCTGCAATCGAAAGTAATAATCTCCCTGAAAATCATCAGTCTTGAATGTAGCAATCCCTCTGGCCATAAAGAAATCGCCCGTGCCCCCTACAACTGAAAGATCCCTCGTCTTCTCTGGCAACGGATCTGCGCCCATAATATTCAAAGTCCCTTTATAATCACTCGAGTTGAAAATCAAAGTATATGCGAACCAAGCATTGTAAGTGGTCTTTCTGTCGTAGAAATAAAACCCTTGTGCGCGTCCAACGGGAGGCGAGAGTAGACGATTGTCTTTCGTGAGGGGGTCGTCAAACACAACCATCATGCCGAAATGGAAACCTAGAGCGGTATCATTCGTGATCTTGGCAGATGTCGCGTTTGATGAATCGGTACCATTGAATAAGATGTCGTGGTAGTAAAGCACGAGTCGTTTACAAGGTTCGTCTGGGTTTAGCTTACTGGAACAAGTTGTAATTAGTGAACAAGATGTGAGGATAAATAGTGTGGCTAAGCAAAATTTGTTGATAAGATTCATCATGACATATTGGAGCTTTGAGTACCACTTTGagtgtatatatatagagagagataTGAACTTGAAAATGATACAATCTCAATACTTTttaatttgtatttattttttcgaaaatgtgagaTGAAAATGACAATGTTAATTTACTATTGACGGATTTAAATCCAAATTGTTGGTGTGAACTGATAAAttgagaaaataatatttttggtacactaacttttcaTGTTCTCGGATTTGATTTGCTAagtttcaaattttgattttggtaTATTAACTCtgtatggttttttttttaatttaggtCTTATTTTGTCGTAGCACTGGAATTAAAATGCTAACATGTGATCGtaaaatttgttatttttttgatGTCACCGTGACTCACGTCAGCAATTGGATATCAAACtagcaaaaattaaaatttaatgcattGAAACTTTGAAACTTAATAgactaaaaattttattttcccttaataaattattatgcaGGGTAGTtggattaaatatttaaaacatgcagtACTTAATAGAAATGATATTTTCAAGTTCCATATAATTAATGAAATCGATGTAAATAAGAAGTGTGAAGTTTTTGTTCATATTATAGCAAACGCAAGCTAGCACATgcgaataataaataaattttgttttatcaaaataaataaataaatttttttaaaagaatattttacctttttatcatataattatttaataactTGTTTTATGTGTAATAACTATTGTAATGCAGTCGATTCAATCAATTACAAAGTCCaagtaaattaaaataattttttgaaatatgtCGGCCAATACggtatatattaataaatcatAAGTATACATATTTTTGtagaataaaaataattgatttaatcCTTGTTAATATTTGTAAAAATCATTATCGAATATTTATTGTTTGAATATATTAAAGTCTACGTATAGATGATGTTCAAACAACATTAGGGATCAAACGGAAGACATTAGTAATGACAAGACAAATTAATCGTCTTTGTCCCATTTGGCGTTCATACTAAAGCCGTTATTTTATGAAACATAAAATAAAGAGTTTTTAGGCgtattataataaaatagaaAGATTACTAATTAATAGTCCCTTTTTGGAATGCAAAGTaagtataattatattataataatttaaaaatatacgatttttaaatttcaaaaaataaataaagatttgTGGAGCTTTTGTCACTTTACGTAAATCTATAGTCGGTGATAACAATGCAACTCCAAATTTCTATTTCTAAATCTTATAAAAGCCTAAACAACATGATTAGATCGCTCTcttagtaaaaaaaattattgcactCTAATAATTTTCTTTCCAATAATTGCACTGTTTCAATCTATGAAAATCAAATCTGTGATCTTAGCTCTAATATTAATTATAGAATAAAGCTATTATCGTTTTATCAAAAAACTATAATTGATGATAATGATGAAACTCTCATATTTTTAACTACATAATAACCTAAAACTCATGGTTAAAATACTATCTAACCGTGACAATTATTACGTGATTTGCATCCAACAATTTGCATGTGCGCATGCCAACTATTTGGCAGTTGCACGCCGCATAATTTACTTGATGGTTGTGTGAATCATGTTTGTGCGTAAAATATTAGGGtcagaaaatttttatttagatTAATTTATAATGAGATACGTGATAATTTTATAAATCTGTAAAATTATGTAAGAAATGCGTTTAAGttacatattttaatttagtcTTGTGTAGTGAAAATTAGGAAAAACTATAATTTTAGTCTCATAAGTTTGCATATTTTGGATTTTAGTCATATGACTTATCAGATAATGGTTTTTATCTAATAACTCggatattttttgttgttttggtttttttttttttttttctttcgaaGCCATCAAATTCACTGAATTTTCTTATTGGCATTAATGCATGATCTCTTACACAGCTCACGTGGCAAGATTCAGAATAAAAACAAGTATTACCCGTATTAAAATCTACCTAAGCAAAAATTAAACAACAAACTGTTTTTccattttgaaatatatttggGTGGTCATTTGCTTTATTTTTACCAGTATGGATTGCAATGTGTGTATATTCTCGCAACATGAACTATGTAAGAGAACATCAGCGTTAAATAAGCAATCGGTGGTAATATTTTTAATAGCTTTGGGTGGAATAAAGTACCAAAAAATTCAAGGTATTAAATGAAAACTAAactttaataatttataagacTAAATTCAAAACATGTCACCAATTAAGTAAATGAGATCTTGCACTAAGAGTAATACTCAAATCTTGTACCCAATGGTTCATTTCTCTACACATAGGCCACGTTATTAATGAGATATTGTTGACGTATCAAATCATaagacattagatctatcattgggatAATACTTAAGGTAGATTGAACTCTATCGTAAACTACAATATTAAAAtggtaatttttgaaaattcgataTGATCTTCGGTTATAATCTTCTTCCCACAATACAGGCGTGGACCCAAGAAATTAATAAAGAATAAGAGGGAAAAAAACAACAAGAAGAAGACTAATCTGTCTATTTAAGGGAGCGATTTATTTGTCCATTTTTGATAAATCGATATTGAAATAGGAAGAGATAGAGATGTCAAAATGGGTTGGCGGGGCGGGCCAGTCTACAACCCGTCGCAACCCATCATTAGGCGGGGTagggcgggccggcccacctttAAGGCGGATTGAAAAAActccaacccaacccacctattttaagTGGCGGGACGGGTCAACCCGGTGGGCTTACGTGTAAATTGGTAGATTTTGGTGGGTCAACCCGCAACCGAccacaacccaccattaggcgcGGCGGTGCGGGCATATTCACTTTTTAGGTGGGTTGAAAAATTGTCAACTCAACCCACCTTTTTTGtatggcggggcgggccaaTCCGACGGATCTAACCCAAATTGACATATCCAGGAAGAGActccaaaatttttttaaatattatttaataagataattatttatttgtccCTGTAATGGTGGGGTACTGGGGTTCATTTAAAAAGTGAACTAATAaatatctgttttttttttttgaaagaataaatatctttttttaaaaaagtatctTTCCTTGAttccaacaacaacaacaaggggAAAAACAAAAAAGACAAAAAGAAAGAGTATCTTTCCCATTTATTCTCCTGACGAAAGTATTTCACCCCTATGCACATTTCTCAGTTCTCACCAACCCCCAACCCAACCTGACCAACTTGAGACGATCAAATATATTGGGAGAAataatgatatgtgtaaaaaTGAACTCGATATGAGTCGACACGAACAATATTGGAATAGGATTGGAATCTGTTGGACTTAAAATCCTACTCGAAAAAATTTGGGTTGAGTTGGTTCGAATCAACCCGATTCCATCGacctttatatatattttttcaatgtTTGACTTGTACAACAAGTAGACCTGACCAAGGGACGGGTCTAACCCGAAACCGGTCAGTGATCAACGAGTCGGTTAGTCGGGTTAACGGATTTGACTCGAAACCATGACCGGACCAATCATTAGACGGTGCGATTACAGTTTACGAGTGCCAAACAAGATGTTTGGAGTAAAGAttgataattaattttcaaGTTATTTAAAACAGTTGGGtaactctatttttttttttaaagttatttgaaaaaatcaatcactaatatttttaatttacgtttttctaaataatatatgtcTTTTAGTAAATTTTTTCCAATTTAGTTTCGACGATAAAAATAACAATATTGAATTCaagtatatatttaatattttatctgtTATTTACATATTACACAAAAGAcgtttgttcttgaaatactaATAATATATTGAGTACCTGAAGTCGGCGAGCTTCCAGGATGAGGAATGGTTCTGTCATGAACAAGCCCTCAACATTTTGTTTTTCTCGGCCATATATGTTTTGCCTAGATTTTTTTGGACTTAGATCCTCTACAGTGGGGCTATCACAACACCATATGCTGTGGTATAGTAATTTTggtaacaaaattaatttatggcaaatgtttaaaatttgattttattaacaTTTTTTATGTTTCCACATCTgataatttaaatgatttattattcaaattttaaatttagtatATGGAGATTAGtaacaaaaattatattaataagtTGATAGAATATTACAATTGATAAATTAATGATTAGCATgacattaaaaattaatttacgggtaaatttaatattaatttttttaaaatttatttttaatgaactaatatatatttatattaatatatataatttagttcTATTAAGtaaattaatgattttaaatttaaatattattatattaatgagaaaaatttattatttaaaaatttctaattattttgacttaaaaaaattaagtaaacaaaaaaaaatagttgaagGACAAATTTTTGAGATATTGAATTCCggttaaatttataatattattgtTATAAGTTTTTTTCCCACAAGTACACGTTTTTTAGTTTTCAATTTCATCAAATCACTATTATTTTACATtagcaaaaaataataatactactttttatttgtaattttatcatcattaattattattctaagaaaaataaattatgtatCAATCTACATaataatacaaaataataaagtaaaataaattttaaatttagaaaaataaatcattaaaattttcaaacgtGGGAACATAAAAAAATGAGCAAAACCAAATCTTAAACAATtatcataaattaattttgttaccAAAATTAATCCCACAGCATATGGTGATGTGGGAGTCCCACTGCAGAGGATCCAattctgatttttttaatttaattaattaattttaaatatttaagctattaaatatatatgattaaaAAATTGTATAGTTAATAATAATTTACTGAATTAAATAGGTtcttataataattttattgatAGAAATAAGAAGTATTTGTATCTTGCTATTAAAATGACCAAGAAAATTGTAAAACCGAGTGTTTgccgctttaccaaaagctattGCAGTAATGGTTcaattcaaatcttttaaccaATTAgcagggacaattattgcacccaacAATCTTCATCCCAATAATTGCACTTCTTGCAATCAATTAGAATCGAACACATGActttggctctgataccaattgtaggaccgaACGCTTGCCGTTTTACCAAAAGATATAGTTGGTgctaatggtgcaactcaaatattttaaatagcaCAAAATCTCAAGCGTCATGGTTCGATCCTCTACCAAgcagggacaattattgcatccaacaataataattctaagaggttgatacatattttataggaaaaataagttttttggtccagtaACTTTACCCCATTTGggttttggttcattaactttttcgatgtggaTTTTAGTCCGCtaaatttgcatttttagtattttttggtccaactgcatacgtatCAGCTTCTGATTGGTTCACATCATCATTTTGAACCAATCATAAGTTGACACGTATGTAGGGGTGgcaaattttacaaaaatccCGACCCGTCCCGATTCCCAACCCGTTCCCGTCCTGAATTTTTCTCGTCCCGAACTTTTCCCGACCCGAgtgttcgggatttttcccgacccgatcaatatcgggatcgggataggcaacccttcccgacgggattcccgacccgacccgaatataaaaataatattttttaataatattttttaattaaaaaaataattttttttaattttatgttttaatattaatgttttataattatataccatataattttttttatatttatcttttttaatttgagttataattttttattttattttttttattattatgaataattatatgttttttttattaatcaagtagttgttttaatttatttgtaatgtactaaaaaaatgttttagttttttaatggttatatataaagaaattttaatttatttgtaatgtattaataaattgtttgatttttttcataaaattttttcaaaaaaatattttcatagatttttttttaaaaaaaaatattattcgggattaccctctcccgacccgacgggatcccgaatgttcgggatcccgaacattcgggtcccAACATATCTCGGAtgcgggatcgggagaaaaaaaatatctcaatttctATCGGGACGGGAATCAGATCAGggggttacgggacgggtcccgacccgattcCACCCCTACACGTATgcaattggaccaaaaaacactgaaaatgcaaagttaatgtaccaaaatccacattgaaaaagttaatggaccaaaaccaaaacatggacaagttaatggaccaaaaaaattattttttctattttatatAGTATAGTATATAAAGTATATAGTGTCGGTTGCAATATTGTCCATGTTGAATAGAATAATCGAAGCACGGTGTTTGTGCTGCTGTgcgatttaaaaaatttgagtaaTGTTATTATGAGCTATAATTTTGGTAATCTTACATGTAAAGTACGATGGAAACCACCATTAAGGTGAACATTACCAAAAGCTAATTGCACCAATCCTCATCGTGAATACTCTAAACGACAAAAAAATCccctaaaaaaattaataatctaataca comes from Henckelia pumila isolate YLH828 chromosome 4, ASM3356847v2, whole genome shotgun sequence and encodes:
- the LOC140860607 gene encoding dirigent protein 5-like, whose amino-acid sequence is MNLINKFCLATLFILTSCSLITTCSSKLNPDEPCKRLVLYYHDILFNGTDSSNATSAKITNDTALGFHFGMMVVFDDPLTKDNRLLSPPVGRAQGFYFYDRKTTYNAWFAYTLIFNSSDYKGTLNIMGADPLPEKTRDLSVVGGTGDFFMARGIATFKTDDFQGDYYFRLQMDIKLYECYK